Proteins from a single region of Leuconostoc gasicomitatum LMG 18811:
- a CDS encoding YoaK family protein: MSEISTHPIQERLPIALLLATNSGFVDAYTFQYHGERFASLQTGNIIQAGISLARGQFNYASSFLLPILFFLLGAAFNNIIKHQFKARKLSTQQHSLIIEIIGISLVVFIRTQISSTVFITLLSFFLAIQLDAFPKVQGLPFTSVMSTGNLRNVGANLITYFYTKNRTALQNASLFSLIILAFLFGAFISALLSTYLKHFTLLGSSVILMTIFGLLFDYSKK, translated from the coding sequence ATGTCTGAAATCAGCACACATCCTATTCAAGAACGCCTACCAATTGCCCTCTTGCTGGCTACCAATTCCGGTTTCGTTGATGCTTACACTTTTCAGTATCACGGCGAACGCTTTGCTAGTTTACAGACAGGTAATATTATTCAAGCAGGTATCTCACTTGCCAGAGGCCAATTTAATTATGCCTCAAGCTTTCTATTGCCAATTCTGTTCTTCTTATTAGGCGCAGCGTTTAACAATATTATCAAACATCAATTCAAAGCCAGAAAATTATCCACCCAACAGCATAGTTTGATTATTGAAATAATTGGCATCAGTTTAGTTGTCTTTATTCGCACACAAATATCTAGTACCGTTTTCATCACATTATTGTCTTTTTTCTTAGCTATTCAATTAGATGCCTTTCCAAAAGTGCAAGGGTTACCTTTTACCAGTGTCATGTCAACAGGCAATTTACGTAATGTCGGTGCTAATTTAATCACTTATTTTTATACAAAAAATAGAACAGCCTTGCAAAATGCTAGCCTATTTTCATTAATTATTCTAGCATTTTTATTTGGCGCCTTTATATCCGCATTATTATCAACCTATCTTAAACACTTCACATTACTCGGTTCTAGTGTTATCTTAATGACTATTTTCGGCTTACTTTTTGATTATTCAAAAAAATAG
- a CDS encoding MetQ/NlpA family ABC transporter substrate-binding protein: MSKKTNWIIGGIVIVIAAGAYLTFGHHSNKSSAKTVTIGVMAGDKNEDEIWKSVSKTAKDKYGITLKTKKFTDYLQPNKALSAGDIDLNAFQNYPYLANWNEQYKTNIVAIGDTWTTPLRIYSDKYKKVSNIKSGDKITIANDPTNENRGLHLLAEAGLIKIKDTTKATPKDITENPKNLKITPVDGSQTASSLTDPTIGASVINTNFAKSAKLDVNSAIYIEKLNKDSQQYFNFIAANKKDKNNPVYQDVVKSLQTDKTKSLVKKFYGTAQLTVWDYKK; this comes from the coding sequence ATGAGTAAGAAAACAAATTGGATTATCGGTGGTATCGTTATTGTTATAGCTGCTGGTGCCTACTTAACTTTTGGTCATCACAGCAACAAATCTTCTGCAAAAACTGTCACAATTGGTGTCATGGCTGGTGATAAAAATGAAGATGAGATTTGGAAGTCGGTCAGTAAAACTGCTAAAGATAAGTATGGCATTACATTAAAGACCAAAAAATTTACCGATTATCTCCAACCAAACAAAGCACTTTCTGCTGGTGATATTGATTTAAATGCTTTCCAAAACTACCCCTATTTGGCTAACTGGAATGAACAATATAAAACAAATATTGTCGCAATAGGTGATACTTGGACGACACCACTTCGAATTTATTCAGATAAATATAAAAAAGTTTCAAATATCAAGTCAGGTGACAAAATTACAATCGCTAATGATCCAACCAACGAAAATCGTGGTCTACACCTATTGGCCGAAGCTGGTTTAATTAAAATTAAGGATACAACAAAGGCAACACCAAAAGATATTACTGAAAATCCAAAAAATCTTAAGATAACCCCAGTCGATGGTTCACAAACAGCTTCTTCTCTAACGGATCCAACTATTGGTGCATCTGTTATCAACACAAACTTCGCAAAGTCAGCTAAACTAGATGTTAACTCAGCCATCTACATTGAAAAGTTAAATAAAGACTCTCAACAATACTTTAACTTTATTGCAGCTAATAAAAAGGATAAAAATAATCCAGTTTATCAGGACGTTGTCAAATCACTACAAACAGATAAAACAAAATCACTTGTGAAAAAGTTTTATGGTACAGCACAACTTACTGTCTGGGACTATAAAAAATAA
- a CDS encoding DUF2207 domain-containing protein translates to MRTFIKFIIAAILTSLIGLEIVQADYRVTNYQQEVHITKNGTADIDKTVTYKFDDDMNGIYLKESLTKPIDGNKPYQWGGLQTITVARNGEKARPIAPRVGDENIGYVTSETPSSVQEKVYYPIKANDDITVRYTYRLKDLIINWDDVSELNWRIISNWDQALENVKITVFLPKQPAKIFKGWVHSSSIGHLTINKKRAELRVTTARVKANHTLELHTYFDKSQTPLNTNIQPGHRAKIISQSEAERTIKHNKTLRMIAICGFIVLPIAFIALFALIVWYKFRIRSQLRHAQQKSGINIETVHIYDIPNDLGPALINARIKQQADVSKVIVATLMDLIARKKVMITYQNVSDVDHAVYRVVDDSGLRQFESLLIDMIFGKKRVDVYQYEFQKPESRVSKRIHNGIASFQREISAAEAKDSIIDSVTTNKVSSTKILMMSLLVIVGGSAIIGLLFMANYSNIWQLWLVAGGMFIMSLVGLLILKQQSTTFFTVPEGVTEKWQWTGFAAMLHDIANLDNKTVLDVQLWDKLLAYAVIFGEANQVAKTLKLWSEDANISVINLPVYMIYSSFGANWSVNLANNIQTNAGFESNVSGNGGSFSGGYSGGGGGGGGGAF, encoded by the coding sequence ATGAGGACATTTATTAAGTTTATAATTGCCGCAATACTGACATCATTGATCGGTTTGGAAATTGTACAAGCAGATTATCGCGTGACAAACTACCAACAAGAAGTCCATATTACAAAAAATGGTACGGCGGATATTGATAAGACCGTGACTTACAAGTTTGATGATGATATGAATGGCATATACCTAAAAGAAAGTTTAACAAAACCTATTGATGGGAATAAGCCATACCAGTGGGGAGGACTACAAACGATTACCGTTGCTCGTAATGGTGAAAAGGCCCGACCAATTGCGCCAAGAGTTGGTGACGAAAATATTGGGTATGTGACGTCAGAGACGCCTTCAAGTGTGCAGGAAAAAGTCTATTATCCAATTAAAGCAAACGACGACATTACGGTCAGATATACCTATCGGTTAAAAGATCTCATTATAAATTGGGACGATGTCTCTGAACTTAATTGGCGGATTATTTCAAATTGGGATCAAGCATTAGAAAATGTTAAAATTACTGTGTTCTTACCTAAACAACCGGCAAAGATATTCAAAGGTTGGGTGCACAGCAGCTCAATTGGTCATCTGACTATCAATAAAAAGCGTGCAGAATTGCGTGTAACAACAGCACGCGTTAAAGCAAATCATACGTTAGAGTTACATACCTATTTTGATAAGTCGCAAACGCCATTGAACACAAATATTCAGCCAGGTCATCGCGCAAAAATCATATCGCAATCAGAAGCAGAACGGACAATCAAGCATAATAAAACATTGCGAATGATTGCTATTTGTGGTTTTATTGTGCTGCCGATTGCTTTTATAGCGCTGTTTGCATTAATTGTGTGGTACAAGTTCCGTATTCGAAGTCAATTACGTCATGCACAGCAAAAGAGTGGCATAAATATAGAAACTGTTCACATTTATGACATACCAAATGACTTGGGACCAGCATTAATTAACGCCCGCATTAAGCAACAAGCTGATGTATCTAAAGTTATAGTAGCCACTTTAATGGACTTAATCGCCCGAAAAAAAGTTATGATTACTTATCAGAATGTTAGTGATGTGGATCATGCAGTTTATCGTGTAGTCGACGACAGCGGTTTACGTCAATTTGAAAGTTTGTTAATTGACATGATTTTTGGCAAAAAACGAGTAGATGTGTATCAATATGAGTTTCAAAAACCAGAATCACGTGTGTCAAAACGTATTCATAACGGTATCGCTAGTTTTCAACGCGAAATTAGCGCTGCTGAAGCTAAGGACAGCATCATTGATTCAGTGACGACAAATAAAGTGTCCAGTACTAAAATTTTGATGATGTCATTATTAGTTATTGTTGGCGGTAGTGCTATCATTGGGCTGTTATTCATGGCAAACTATAGTAACATTTGGCAATTATGGTTAGTTGCGGGTGGTATGTTTATTATGAGCCTTGTAGGTTTACTAATTTTAAAACAACAATCAACGACATTTTTCACTGTTCCTGAAGGTGTCACCGAAAAATGGCAGTGGACAGGTTTTGCAGCGATGCTACATGATATTGCAAATCTTGATAATAAAACAGTACTTGATGTACAGCTATGGGACAAATTACTTGCTTATGCCGTTATTTTTGGTGAAGCAAATCAGGTAGCAAAGACACTTAAACTTTGGTCTGAAGATGCTAATATATCAGTGATTAATTTACCAGTATATATGATATATAGTAGTTTTGGAGCTAACTGGTCAGTAAATTTGGCTAATAATATTCAAACTAATGCTGGTTTTGAGAGCAATGTTTCCGGCAACGGTGGTAGTTTTTCTGGTGGTTATTCCGGCGGCGGTGGCGGCGGTGGCGGTGGTGCCTTTTAA
- a CDS encoding MetQ/NlpA family ABC transporter substrate-binding protein has product MSKLTNWVIGGVAVIAIGGIAYATFGHKSAEKSNNKIVTVGIMSGSKQDTDIWKSVSKTAKDKYGITLKFKQFSDYNQPNKALAAGDIDINAFQHYAFLAASNKATGDKIVAIGDTVISPIRLYSNTYKKVSEYKTGDTIVVPNDTSNESRSLYVLKAAGLIDLKSGLTTATVKDITKNPKSLKIKELAADQTARSLTDVQGAVVNGTYADTAGLDYKKAIFVEPINKNSHQWVNIIAAKNSDKNKQVLKDVVKSYHTQATKDAINKAYDGVELAAWDTDFSK; this is encoded by the coding sequence ATGAGTAAATTAACAAATTGGGTTATTGGTGGCGTAGCTGTCATCGCCATTGGCGGCATTGCCTATGCAACCTTTGGACACAAATCTGCTGAGAAATCAAATAACAAAATTGTAACGGTTGGTATTATGTCAGGATCAAAGCAAGATACTGACATTTGGAAGTCAGTGTCTAAAACAGCCAAAGATAAATATGGTATTACCCTAAAATTCAAGCAGTTTTCAGACTACAATCAGCCAAATAAAGCCTTGGCTGCTGGTGATATTGACATTAATGCCTTCCAACACTATGCTTTCCTAGCAGCATCAAACAAGGCAACTGGCGATAAAATTGTTGCAATAGGCGATACCGTTATCTCACCTATTCGTTTATATTCAAATACCTACAAAAAGGTGTCAGAATATAAAACAGGAGATACTATTGTTGTACCAAATGATACATCAAATGAAAGTCGGTCATTATATGTCTTGAAGGCTGCTGGATTGATTGATCTGAAATCTGGTTTAACCACAGCAACGGTGAAAGACATTACCAAAAACCCAAAATCATTAAAAATTAAAGAATTAGCGGCCGATCAAACAGCACGGTCGTTAACAGATGTACAAGGTGCAGTCGTCAACGGAACGTATGCGGATACTGCTGGATTAGACTATAAAAAAGCAATATTTGTTGAACCAATCAATAAAAATTCTCACCAATGGGTTAATATTATAGCAGCTAAAAACTCTGATAAGAACAAACAAGTCTTGAAAGATGTTGTTAAATCATATCATACACAAGCAACTAAAGATGCTATAAATAAAGCCTATGATGGCGTTGAACTTGCTGCCTGGGACACTGATTTTAGTAAATAA